One Rosa chinensis cultivar Old Blush chromosome 3, RchiOBHm-V2, whole genome shotgun sequence DNA window includes the following coding sequences:
- the LOC112193147 gene encoding nuclear transcription factor Y subunit A-10, translating to MAMQTVYFKEHEGLGQLSSVLPWWGTAFGSQQVHGESCGQSKPFTMELPNSGDQLTAPKQPGRGTEQGLDKGNTNQFTIFPGDGKKSQPAISLQSSPPKYRGHFELGFSQPMICGKYPYMDQCYGLFSTYGPQVPGRIMLPLNLTTDEGPIYVNAKQYHGIIRRRQSRAKAVMENRAARHRKPYMHESRHLHAMRRPRGCGGRFLNTKTANNGIGRNEIKLVGDVQLFRHSGSQSSEVLQSESGTLNSSKSNGSSSNISGSEVTSMYSRGDPFSMNHHHLGPSVHYGMVMPTKWIAAVDNCCNLKV from the exons ATGGCTATGCAAACTGTTTATTTCAAAGAACATGAAGGACTTGGGCAGTTGTCATCAGTGTTACCTTGGTGGGGTACTGCCTTTGGATCTCAACAAGTTCATGGCGAATCCTGTGGCCAGTCAAAACCTTTTACCATGGAGCTTCCCAATAGTGGAGACCAACTCACTGCCCCTAAGCAACCCGGGCGGGGCACTGAACAAGGACTGGATAAAGGGAACACAAATCAGTTCACTATCTTCCCTG GGGATGGGAAAAAATCTCAGCCAGCGATCTCTCTGCAATCATCCCCACCAAAATATCGTGGTCATTTTGAGCTGGGATTCAGCCAACCTATG ATTTGTGGAAAATATCCATACATGGATCAATGCTATGGACTCTTCTCAACATATGGACCTCAAGTTCCG GGACGTATTATGCTGCCACTGAATTTGACTACAGATGAAGGACCAATTTATGTCAATGCTAAGCAATACCACGGAATCATCCGGCGCCGACAATCCCGTGCAAAGGCAGTCATGGAGAATAGAGCAGCTAGACACCGTAAG CCCTATATGCATGAATCACGCCATCTTCATGCCATGCGCCGACCAAGGGGATGTGGTGGTCGTTTTCTGAATACCAAGACTGCGAATAATGGGATAGGTAGAAATGAAATTAAGCTAGTTGGTGATGTGCAGCTGTTTAGGCACTCCGGTTCTCAGAGCTCTGAAGTCCTGCAATCTGAGAGTGGAACTTTGAActcatcaaaatcaaatggCAGCAGTTCCAACATATCAGGCTCAGAGGTGACCAGTATGTACTCGAGGGGAGATCCTTTTTCAATGAATCATCATCATCTCGGGCCCTCTGTGCATTATGGCATGGTTATGCCCACAAAATGGATTGCAGCAGTGGATAACTGCTGCAACCTCAAAGTCTGA